In the Populus trichocarpa isolate Nisqually-1 chromosome 1, P.trichocarpa_v4.1, whole genome shotgun sequence genome, one interval contains:
- the LOC18095681 gene encoding G-type lectin S-receptor-like serine/threonine-protein kinase At4g27290 isoform X2: MKRHEFFMGGQTILFLLSIVFFLSIPSTAIESINATQSLEDGDTLVSSEGHFELGFFSPGNSRNRYMGIWYKKISSFTVVWVANRNTPLNDSSGMLKFVDHGNLAFINSTNGTIWSSNISRAAINPVAQLLDTGNLVVRAENDNDPENFLWQSFDYPGDSFLPGMKYGISFVTGLNRYLTSWKSPSDPSTGKYTNKLDPNGLPQYFLSQGSVDQFRSGPWNGLRFSGMINLKPNPIYTFEFVFNQEEIYYKYQIANSSVLSRMVLSPDGVLQRFTWIDRTQDWTLYLTANMDNCDRFALCGAHGVCNINNSPACDCLKEFEPKSLEEWTAADWSQGCVRKAPLDCSNGEGFIKYTGIKVPDTRKSWYNKTINLEECEEVCLKNCSCTAYANLDVRDGGSGCVLWFGDLIDIRQYNENGQDIYIRIAASVIGNVVTNPEQDRTKESRNEDLELPLFDLATLTDATNCFSINNKLGQGGFGPVYKGILQDGQEIAVKRLSKRSRQGINEFRNEVVCIAKLQHRNLVKLLGCCIELEERMLIYEYMPNKSLDSFIFDKRRNMLLDWTKRFPIINGIARGLLYLHQDSRLRIIHRDLKASNILLDYEMNPKISDFGMARSFGGDETSANTSRIVGTYGYMSPEYAIDGLFSVKSDVFSFGVLVLEIVSGRKNRGFRHAEHKLNLLGHAWMLHKEGRPLDLIDESIVDTCIISEVLRSIEVALLCVQKSPEDRPKMSNVVLMLSSDIVLPQPKEPGFFTERDLSNDSSSTIKHEISSVNELTSTLLEAR, from the exons ATGAAAAGGCATGAATTCTTCATGGGAGGCCAAACTATTTTGTTCCTTTTGtctattgttttcttcttatcAATCCCCTCTACAGCAATAGAGAGCATCAATGCCACTCAATCACTAGAAGATGGGGACACCCTGGTCTCATCAGAAGGCCATTTTGAGCTGGGTTTTTTTAGTCCTGGAAATTCCAGAAATCGGTACATGGGAATATGGTACAAGAAGATATCTAGCTTTACAGTAGTATGGGTTGCCAACAGAAATACTCCTCTAAATGATTCATCAGGAATGTTGAAGTTCGTTGACCATGGAAATCTTGCCTTTATCAATAGTACAAATGGCACTATTTGGTCCTCAAATATATCAAGGGCAGCAATCAATCCAGTTGCACAACTTCTGGACACAGGAAATCTAGTTGTGAGAGCTGAAAATGACAATGATCCTGAAAATTTCTTATGGCAGAGTTTCGATTATCCAGGCGACTCGTTTTTACCAGGCATGAAATATGGTATAAGCTTCGTGACCGGCCTCAATCGATACCTGACATCCTGGAAGAGCCCCAGTGATCCTTCTACAGGTAAATATACAAATAAGCTTGATCCAAATGGATTGCCACAGTACTTTTTATCTCAGGGTTCAGTTGACCAGTTCAGGTCAGGACCCTGGAATGGACTGAGGTTTAGTGGTATGATAAATTTGAAGCCAAACCCAATTTACACATTTGAGTTTGTTTTCAATCAAGAGGAAATATATTACAAGTATCAAATCGCTAACAGTTCAGTCCTTTCGAGGATGGTGTTAAGTCCTGATGGTGTCCTGCAGCGTTTCACTTGGATTGATCGAACTCAAGATTGGACCCTATACTTGACAGCAAATATGGATAACTGTGACAGGTTTGCATTATGTGGTGCACATGGTGTTTGTAACATCAACAACTCCCCAGCCTGTGATTGTTTGAAAGAGTTTGAGCCAAAATCCCTGGAAGAATGGACAGCTGCAGATTGGTCACAAGGATGTGTTCGAAAGGCCCCATTGGATTGCAGCAATGGAGaaggttttataaaatatactgGGATTAAAGTGCCAGACACACGGAAGTCTTGGTATAACAAAACCATAAACCTTGAAGAATGTGAGGAGGTCTGTTTGAAGAATTGTTCTTGCACAGCTTACGCGAATTTGGATGTTAGAGATGGAGGAAGTGGGTGTGTTCTGTGGTTCGGTGACTTGATTGATATCAGGCAATACAACGAAAATGGGCAAGATATCTATATAAGGATAGCTGCTTCTGTAATAG GAAATGTGGTAACCAATCCAGAGCAAGACCGCACCAAGGAAAGCAGAAATGAAGATTTAGAGCTACCACTGTTTGATTTGGCTACATTAACAGATGCAACCAATTGCTTTTCGATAAACAACAAGCTTGGCCAGGGTGGTTTTGGACCAGTCTACAAG GGTATACTGCAAGATGGACAAGAAATAGCAGTGAAGAGGCTATCTAAAAGGTCAAGACAAGGAATTAATGAGTTCAGAAATGAAGTTGTATGCATTGCCAAACTTCAGCATCGCAACCTTGTGAAGCTTTTAGGATGCTGCATTGAATTAGAAGAAAGGATGCTGATATATGAATACATGCCAAACAAAAGCTTGGACTCTTTCATTTTTG ATAAAAGGCGAAACATGTTGCTGGACTGGACTAAGCGCTTCCCCATTATCAATGGGATTGCAAGGGGACTTCTTTACCTTCATCAAGATTCAAGACTCAGAATCATACATAGAGATTTAAAAGCAAGCAATATTTTGCTGGATTATGAGATGAATCCAAAAATTTCAGACTTTGGCATGGCTAGGAGTTTCGGAGGGGATGAAACTAGCGCAAACACAAGCAGAATTGTTGGGACATA TGGTTACATGTCGCCAGAGTACGCAATCGATGGCCTCTTCTCAGTGAAATCGGATGTATTTAGCTTTGGTGTTTTGGTACTAGAGATAGTGAGTGGAAGGAAGAATAGAGGATTCCGTCACGCAGAACACAAGCTCAATCTTCTTGGACAT GCATGGATGCTACACAAGGAAGGAAGACCCCTGGACTTGATTGATGAATCTATTGTAGACACATGCATTATATCAGAAGTCTTGCGATCAATCGAAGTAGCACTATTGTGTGTTCAAAAAAGTCCTGAAGATAGGCCTAAAATGTCAAATGTGGTTCTAATGTTGAGCAGTGACATTGTTTTGCCTCAGCCCAAGGAGCCTGGTTTTTTCACTGAAAGGGATCTGTCGAACGATTCTTCGTCAACAATCAAGCATGAAATCTCTTCAGTAAATGAATTAACCTCCACCTTGTTAGAGGCTCGGTAA
- the LOC18095681 gene encoding G-type lectin S-receptor-like serine/threonine-protein kinase At4g27290 isoform X1, protein MKRHEFFMGGQTILFLLSIVFFLSIPSTAIESINATQSLEDGDTLVSSEGHFELGFFSPGNSRNRYMGIWYKKISSFTVVWVANRNTPLNDSSGMLKFVDHGNLAFINSTNGTIWSSNISRAAINPVAQLLDTGNLVVRAENDNDPENFLWQSFDYPGDSFLPGMKYGISFVTGLNRYLTSWKSPSDPSTGKYTNKLDPNGLPQYFLSQGSVDQFRSGPWNGLRFSGMINLKPNPIYTFEFVFNQEEIYYKYQIANSSVLSRMVLSPDGVLQRFTWIDRTQDWTLYLTANMDNCDRFALCGAHGVCNINNSPACDCLKEFEPKSLEEWTAADWSQGCVRKAPLDCSNGEGFIKYTGIKVPDTRKSWYNKTINLEECEEVCLKNCSCTAYANLDVRDGGSGCVLWFGDLIDIRQYNENGQDIYIRIAASVIDKLVKSRGKKRVRIIVIPVSLVAFSLLALCLFLRFLRKNKQQQLTREGNVVTNPEQDRTKESRNEDLELPLFDLATLTDATNCFSINNKLGQGGFGPVYKGILQDGQEIAVKRLSKRSRQGINEFRNEVVCIAKLQHRNLVKLLGCCIELEERMLIYEYMPNKSLDSFIFDKRRNMLLDWTKRFPIINGIARGLLYLHQDSRLRIIHRDLKASNILLDYEMNPKISDFGMARSFGGDETSANTSRIVGTYGYMSPEYAIDGLFSVKSDVFSFGVLVLEIVSGRKNRGFRHAEHKLNLLGHAWMLHKEGRPLDLIDESIVDTCIISEVLRSIEVALLCVQKSPEDRPKMSNVVLMLSSDIVLPQPKEPGFFTERDLSNDSSSTIKHEISSVNELTSTLLEAR, encoded by the exons ATGAAAAGGCATGAATTCTTCATGGGAGGCCAAACTATTTTGTTCCTTTTGtctattgttttcttcttatcAATCCCCTCTACAGCAATAGAGAGCATCAATGCCACTCAATCACTAGAAGATGGGGACACCCTGGTCTCATCAGAAGGCCATTTTGAGCTGGGTTTTTTTAGTCCTGGAAATTCCAGAAATCGGTACATGGGAATATGGTACAAGAAGATATCTAGCTTTACAGTAGTATGGGTTGCCAACAGAAATACTCCTCTAAATGATTCATCAGGAATGTTGAAGTTCGTTGACCATGGAAATCTTGCCTTTATCAATAGTACAAATGGCACTATTTGGTCCTCAAATATATCAAGGGCAGCAATCAATCCAGTTGCACAACTTCTGGACACAGGAAATCTAGTTGTGAGAGCTGAAAATGACAATGATCCTGAAAATTTCTTATGGCAGAGTTTCGATTATCCAGGCGACTCGTTTTTACCAGGCATGAAATATGGTATAAGCTTCGTGACCGGCCTCAATCGATACCTGACATCCTGGAAGAGCCCCAGTGATCCTTCTACAGGTAAATATACAAATAAGCTTGATCCAAATGGATTGCCACAGTACTTTTTATCTCAGGGTTCAGTTGACCAGTTCAGGTCAGGACCCTGGAATGGACTGAGGTTTAGTGGTATGATAAATTTGAAGCCAAACCCAATTTACACATTTGAGTTTGTTTTCAATCAAGAGGAAATATATTACAAGTATCAAATCGCTAACAGTTCAGTCCTTTCGAGGATGGTGTTAAGTCCTGATGGTGTCCTGCAGCGTTTCACTTGGATTGATCGAACTCAAGATTGGACCCTATACTTGACAGCAAATATGGATAACTGTGACAGGTTTGCATTATGTGGTGCACATGGTGTTTGTAACATCAACAACTCCCCAGCCTGTGATTGTTTGAAAGAGTTTGAGCCAAAATCCCTGGAAGAATGGACAGCTGCAGATTGGTCACAAGGATGTGTTCGAAAGGCCCCATTGGATTGCAGCAATGGAGaaggttttataaaatatactgGGATTAAAGTGCCAGACACACGGAAGTCTTGGTATAACAAAACCATAAACCTTGAAGAATGTGAGGAGGTCTGTTTGAAGAATTGTTCTTGCACAGCTTACGCGAATTTGGATGTTAGAGATGGAGGAAGTGGGTGTGTTCTGTGGTTCGGTGACTTGATTGATATCAGGCAATACAACGAAAATGGGCAAGATATCTATATAAGGATAGCTGCTTCTGTAATAG ATAAACTTGTCAAATCCAGAGGGAAGAAACGAGTAAGGATCATTGTTATTCCCGTATCACTAGTGGCATTTTCCCTCCTAGCCCTTTGTCTGTTCTTGCGTTTCCTGAGGAAAAACAAGCAACAGCAGCTAACAAGAGAAG GAAATGTGGTAACCAATCCAGAGCAAGACCGCACCAAGGAAAGCAGAAATGAAGATTTAGAGCTACCACTGTTTGATTTGGCTACATTAACAGATGCAACCAATTGCTTTTCGATAAACAACAAGCTTGGCCAGGGTGGTTTTGGACCAGTCTACAAG GGTATACTGCAAGATGGACAAGAAATAGCAGTGAAGAGGCTATCTAAAAGGTCAAGACAAGGAATTAATGAGTTCAGAAATGAAGTTGTATGCATTGCCAAACTTCAGCATCGCAACCTTGTGAAGCTTTTAGGATGCTGCATTGAATTAGAAGAAAGGATGCTGATATATGAATACATGCCAAACAAAAGCTTGGACTCTTTCATTTTTG ATAAAAGGCGAAACATGTTGCTGGACTGGACTAAGCGCTTCCCCATTATCAATGGGATTGCAAGGGGACTTCTTTACCTTCATCAAGATTCAAGACTCAGAATCATACATAGAGATTTAAAAGCAAGCAATATTTTGCTGGATTATGAGATGAATCCAAAAATTTCAGACTTTGGCATGGCTAGGAGTTTCGGAGGGGATGAAACTAGCGCAAACACAAGCAGAATTGTTGGGACATA TGGTTACATGTCGCCAGAGTACGCAATCGATGGCCTCTTCTCAGTGAAATCGGATGTATTTAGCTTTGGTGTTTTGGTACTAGAGATAGTGAGTGGAAGGAAGAATAGAGGATTCCGTCACGCAGAACACAAGCTCAATCTTCTTGGACAT GCATGGATGCTACACAAGGAAGGAAGACCCCTGGACTTGATTGATGAATCTATTGTAGACACATGCATTATATCAGAAGTCTTGCGATCAATCGAAGTAGCACTATTGTGTGTTCAAAAAAGTCCTGAAGATAGGCCTAAAATGTCAAATGTGGTTCTAATGTTGAGCAGTGACATTGTTTTGCCTCAGCCCAAGGAGCCTGGTTTTTTCACTGAAAGGGATCTGTCGAACGATTCTTCGTCAACAATCAAGCATGAAATCTCTTCAGTAAATGAATTAACCTCCACCTTGTTAGAGGCTCGGTAA
- the LOC18095682 gene encoding G-type lectin S-receptor-like serine/threonine-protein kinase At4g27290: MKGIARLFFFFFFFFFTVSNGADIVAVNQTISDGETIVSAGNNFELGFFSPKSSSLRYVGIWYKFSNETVVWVANREAPLNDTSGVLQVTSKGILVLHNSTNVVLWSTNTSRQPQNPVAQLLNSGNLVVREASDTNEDHYLWESFDYPGNVFLPGINFGRNLVTGLDTYLVSWKSSNDPSLGDSTTRLDPGGYPQIYIRVGENIVFRSGPWNGVRFSGMPNLKPNPIYTYGFVYNEKEICYRYDLTDSSVVSHMLLTNEGILQRFTWTNTTRTWNLYLTAQMDNCDRYAVCGAYGSCNINNSPPCACLKGFQPKSPQEWESGEWSGGCVRKNESICRAGEGFQKVPSVKLPDTRTSSFNWTMDFVECRRVCLMNCSCTAYSTLNITGGSGCLLWFEELLDIREYTVNGQDFYIRLSASDLEPTSRPKRKTRVWIIAICSLVAGVTILGVGLLFLMRRKPKTVGKMVSMRERDIIDSTDKDLELPVFDFATIAIATGNFSDDNKLGEGGYGPVYKGTLKDGKEVAVKRLSKTSTQGLDEFKNEVICIAKLQHRNLVKLLGCCIESEEKMLVYEYMPNGSLDTFIFDKNQSKLLEWSMRHHVINGIGRGLLYLHQDSRLRIIHRDLKASNILLDFEMNPKISDFGMARSFGGNEIQGNTKRVVGTYGYMAPEYAIDGLFSIKSDVFSFGVLVLEIVNGKRNRGFCHPDHKHNLLGHAWRLYKEQKSFELIDESLNNTCDLSEVMRVIQVGLLCVQQAPEDRPTMSTVVLMLTSNITLPEPKEPGFFTERKLFDQESSSSKVDSCSANEITITLLTAR, translated from the exons ATGAAAGGCATTGCaagacttttcttcttcttcttcttcttcttcttcacggTTTCTAATGGTGCAGATATCGTAGCTGTAAACCAGACAATCTCAGATGGTGAGACTATAGTTTCAGCTGGGAACAACTTTGAACTGGGATTCTTCAGCCCCAAAAGTTCAAGTTTGCGTTATGTAGGAATATGGTACAAGTTCTCTAATGAGACTGTGGTTTGGGTCGCCAACAGAGAAGCACCACTCAATGACACATCTGGAGTTTTGCAAGTTACCAGCAAGGGAATCCTGGTCCTCCATAATTCAACAAATGTTGTTTTGTGGTCTACTAACACATCAAGACAGCCCCAGAATCCAGTGGCTCAGCTTTTGAATTCAGGAAATCTTGTTGTTAGGGAAGCAAGCGATACCAACGAGGATCATTACTTATGGGAGAGTTTTGACTACCCAGGTAACGTGTTTTTGCCAGGCATCAATTTTGGCAGGAACTTGGTTACTGGCCTTGATACGTACTTGGTGTCATGGAAAAGCTCTAATGATCCTTCATTGGGTGATTCAACAACTAGGCTTGATCCTGGTGGATATCCACAGATTTATATCAGGGTTGGTGAGAACATAGTCTTCCGATCAGGACCATGGAATGGTGTTAGATTCAGTGGGATGCCTAATTTGAAACCGAACCCGATTTACACTTATGGGTTTGTTTACAATGAGAAGGAGATTTGTTACAGGTATGATCTGACGGACAGTTCAGTTGTTTCGCATATGTTGCTGACCAATGAAGGAATTTTGCAGCGTTTCACCTGGACTAATACCACAAGGACATGGAATCTGTACTTGACAGCCCAGATGGATAATTGTGATAGGTATGCAGTATGTGGTGCATATGGAAGTTGTAACATCAACAATTCTCCTCCTTGCGCGTGCTTGAAAGGGTTTCAACCAAAATCTCCTCAAGAATGGGAATCTGGGGAATGGTCTGGAGGATGTGTTAGGAAGAATGAATCAATTTGCAGGGCAGGAGAGGGGTTTCAGAAGGTACCAAGTGTGAAATTGCCAGATACAAGGACATCCTCGTTTAATTGGACAATGGACTTTGTAGAATGCCGAAGGGTGTGCTTGATGAATTGTTCTTGTACAGCCTATTCAACTTTGAATATCACAGGTGGATCTGGATGCTTGCTTTGGTTTGAGGAGCTTCTTGATATCAGAGAGTACACTGTAAATGGGCAAGATTTTTACATTAGATTATCTGCCTCTGATTTAG AGCCAACCAGCAGACCTAAGAGAAAGACGCGAGTGTGGATTATAGCCATCTGTTCATTGGTTGCTGGAGTTACCATTCTAGGCGTTGGCCTGCTGTTTCTGATGAGGAGGAAGCCTAAGACAGTAG GAAAGATGGTTTCAATGAGAGAAAGAGACATAATTGATAGCACCGATAAAGATCTAGAGTTGCCAGTATTTGACTTCGCAACCATAGCAATTGCCACTGGCAATTTCTCAGATGACAATAAGCTTGGAGAGGGTGGATACGGACCTGTCTACAAG GGCACGCTTAAAGATGGGAAAGAGGTAGCTGTAAAGAGGCTTTCAAAGACTTCCACACAAGGACTTGATGAATTCAAAAACGAAGTTATATGCATTGCGAAACTTCAACATCGAAATCTTGTGAAACTTCTTGGTTGCTGCATTGAATCTGAAGAAAAAATGTTGGTCTATGAATACATGCCCAACGGAAGCTTGGATACCTTCATCTTTG ataaaaatcAGAGCAAATTATTGGAATGGTCTATGAGGCACCACGTTATCAATGGGATTGGCCGTGGACTTCTTTATCTACATCAAGATTCCAGGCTAAGGATCATCCATAGAGATCTTAAAGCCAGCAATATATTGCTGGACTTTGAAATGAACCCAAAAATCTCAGATTTTGGCATGGCCAGGAGTTTTGGTGGAAATGAAATTCAGGGAAACACAAAAAGAGTGGTTGGAACATA TGGCTACATGGCTCCAGAGTACGCAATTGATGGGCTCTTTTCTATAAAGTCCGATGTATTTAGCTTTGGTGTTTTGGTGCTAGAGATAGTAAACGGGAAGAGAAACAGAGGATTTTGTCATCCAGACCACAAGCACAACCTTCTTGGTCAT GCATGGAGACTTTACAAGGAACAGAAGTCATTCGAGTTGATCGACGAATCTTTAAACAATACCTGCGATTTATCTGAAGTCATGCGAGTGATCCAAGTCGGTTTACTGTGTGTGCAACAAGCTCCGGAGGACAGGCCTACTATGTCAACTGTGGTGCTAATGTTAACCAGTAACATTACATTGCCTGAACCAAAAGAGCCTGGATTTTTCACAGAAAGGAAGTTATTTGATCAAGAGTCTTCATCTAGCAAGGTGGATTCGTGTTCCGCAAATGAGATTACTATTACACTGTTAACTGCTCGATGA
- the LOC18095684 gene encoding stress-response A/B barrel domain-containing protein UP3 produces the protein MTMLCLKAARSRTAKPFSFPFSSQNHQLKPFFLSFEPYSASSKSQIKMSSSTPSQTVEHIVLFKVKENTDPTKINTMINSLNRLISLDSVLHLNAGALYRTKSSPIPFTHMLHSRYSSKENLSAYAVHPSHVSVVKESVQPICDDVMAVDWVTDDLNGGGSLVPPPGSAIRLSFLKLKEGLGDEVKDEILGLIKGIKGQYGGIHQISCGENFSARAKGYSIASLAVFPGLSELDSKEELVNLEKAKFRDYLQSFIVLDYVVQPSTSTL, from the coding sequence ATGACAATGTTGTGTCTTAAAGCCGCACGTTCACGCACCGCCAAGCCATTTTCCTTCCCTTTCTCGTCTCAGAACCACCAACTCAAGCCCTTCTTCCTCTCCTTCGAGCCTTACTCTGCATCATCCAAATCCCAGATCAAAATGTCATCATCCACTCCATCCCAGACAGTAGAACACATAGTCCTCTTCAAAGTCAAAGAAAACACTGACCCCACTAAAATCAACACCATGATTAATTCCCTCAACCGTCTGATCTCACTGGACTCCGTACTCCACCTAAACGCCGGTGCCCTCTACCGCACCAAATCCTCACCTATTCCCTTCACTCACATGCTCCACAGCCGTTACTCCTCTAAAGAAAACCTCTCCGCTTATGCTGTTCACCCTAGCCATGTCAGCGTGGTTAAAGAATCGGTTCAGCCAATCTGTGACGACGTCATGGCCGTCGATTGGGTAACAGATGATCTCAACGGTGGTGGTTCATTGGTCCCACCTCCTGGGTCAGCGATTAGGTTGTCATTCCTTAAACTAAAAGAGGGTTTGGGGGATGAAGTGAAAGATGAGATACTGGGGTTAATTAAGGGGATTAAAGGGCAATATGGTGGGATTCATCAAATTAGCTGCGGTGAGAATTTCTCAGCTAGAGCCAAGGGTTATTCGATTGCGTCGCTAGCTGTTTTTCCAGGATTGAGTGAATTGGATTCCAAGGAAGAGCTTGTGAATTTGGAGAAAGCCAAGTTCAGAGATTATCTGCAGAGCTTTATTGTTCTTGATTATGTTGTGCAGCCGTCTACCTCTACTCTttaa